Proteins encoded by one window of Manduca sexta isolate Smith_Timp_Sample1 chromosome 12, JHU_Msex_v1.0, whole genome shotgun sequence:
- the LOC115446333 gene encoding papain, with the protein MNTVSIATLLVVIAMASATRPDAKHYDTENAQELFEQFIKEHNREYKDDADKQVHYEAFVSNLKEINKLNEGNPSATYGINKFADYTDEEKKMMRGGVRKH; encoded by the exons ATGAATACAGTCAGTATTGCAACGCTACTCGTAGTGATCGCAATGGCGTCCGCAACACGTCCTGACGCCAAGCATTACGATACTGAAAATGCTCAAGAATTATTCGAACAATTCATCAAAGAGCACAACAGAGAATACAAAGATGATGCTGACAAGCAAGTTCATTACGAAGCGTTTGTGTCAAATTTGAAGGAGATAAACAAGTTGAACGAAGGTAATCCTAGTGCGACGTACGGCATTAATAAATTCGCAGACTACACCGACGAGGAGAAAAAAATGATGAGAGGGGGAGTCAGAAAAC ATTGA